Proteins encoded in a region of the Oscillospiraceae bacterium MB24-C1 genome:
- a CDS encoding AAA family ATPase, with protein MNSLIGSPLGYIGSEDGGELINKMKISKSKIILIDEFEKATSSVFHFFYELLEDGKFTDRHGVEHNLDGYIIIFTSNMTRKRYIENIPDPLKSRFDMVYCFVELPPDEKERFIIGSATNLIAKIFQNTKVTVDIKCVRTEIDTLIKSNNLRSIKRKIEDIVIAQYYANINQ; from the coding sequence TTGAACAGTCTTATTGGTTCGCCACTGGGCTATATTGGTAGCGAGGATGGTGGAGAACTTATTAATAAAATGAAGATTTCAAAATCTAAAATTATTCTTATTGACGAGTTTGAAAAAGCGACTTCAAGTGTGTTTCATTTCTTTTATGAATTATTGGAAGATGGGAAATTTACTGATAGACATGGTGTTGAGCATAATTTAGATGGATATATTATTATATTTACTTCAAATATGACACGAAAAAGATATATTGAAAATATACCAGACCCTTTAAAATCCAGATTTGATATGGTTTACTGTTTTGTCGAATTACCTCCTGATGAAAAAGAAAGATTTATAATTGGCTCAGCTACAAATTTAATCGCTAAAATATTCCAAAATACAAAAGTAACAGTGGATATAAAATGTGTTAGAACAGAAATAGATACTCTAATAAAAAGCAATAATCTTCGTAGCATTAAAAGGAAAATAGAAGATATTGTAATTGCTCAATACTATGCAAACATAAATCAATAA
- a CDS encoding Ig-like domain-containing protein, with the protein MIRSKKTTLIGFIIAVLIVGIAIAVYATKLPTFDIVPLSASLSSMKTEYSGHNVKVDNLVSASKELARLNAMLMLEDAIGNADEVKTVLREADAIINRLDVNDPIVTIENKEQSTKALAELQKSLDMAMTHYGIEKAEVLMERVDIGIAEHTGDIGETLTVTPHLYPTFVEYSVLDWESTDNTIVTVTEDGDITLVGAGTATVKVTENKSGVSSSVVITVKAPVVKPPVTPPVQKPVEKPVTPPVAEKPVEKPVEQTQDNAGTGGNAQQSGTSSGGRGYTVDGDMEERIRGGSDPNDNYYTGEELERISQDEERELFKDVKWR; encoded by the coding sequence ATGATACGTTCTAAAAAAACTACGCTCATTGGCTTTATTATTGCAGTGCTAATAGTAGGCATTGCTATAGCAGTCTACGCAACTAAACTGCCTACCTTTGACATCGTACCTCTATCTGCTTCTTTAAGTAGCATGAAGACCGAATATAGCGGTCACAACGTGAAAGTTGACAATTTAGTGAGCGCAAGCAAAGAGTTAGCAAGGCTCAACGCAATGCTCATGCTTGAAGACGCAATAGGCAACGCAGACGAAGTAAAGACAGTCCTGCGTGAAGCAGACGCAATTATTAATCGCTTAGACGTAAACGACCCTATCGTAACCATAGAGAACAAGGAGCAGAGCACAAAGGCGTTAGCCGAGTTACAGAAGTCGTTAGACATGGCAATGACACACTACGGTATCGAAAAGGCAGAAGTCCTCATGGAACGGGTAGACATAGGTATTGCAGAACACACAGGTGACATCGGAGAGACCTTAACCGTAACACCACACCTCTACCCTACTTTCGTAGAGTATTCAGTACTTGATTGGGAGAGTACCGACAACACCATAGTGACCGTAACCGAAGACGGAGACATTACACTGGTAGGAGCGGGTACAGCCACAGTTAAGGTGACCGAGAATAAGAGTGGTGTATCAAGTTCCGTAGTTATCACAGTCAAAGCACCAGTGGTGAAGCCCCCTGTCACACCACCCGTACAGAAACCAGTAGAGAAGCCAGTTACACCGCCAGTGGCAGAGAAACCAGTTGAAAAGCCCGTAGAGCAGACACAGGACAATGCGGGTACAGGCGGTAATGCACAGCAGAGTGGTACTTCATCTGGTGGTAGGGGCTATACCGTTGATGGGGATATGGAAGAACGCATAAGGGGTGGTAGTGACCCTAACGATAACTACTATACTGGTGAGGAATTGGAGAGAATATCGCAAGATGAAGAAAGAGAACTGTTTAAAGATGTAAAATGGCGTTAA
- a CDS encoding MFS transporter, whose product MDVLKRSAWQYRLTAYMVSQGVSLLGSSIVSLAIIWYVTLGTGSGSMVAGVTITTFLPQALVMLYGGVLADRYPPKRIVILSDSMIALSTFILVILFITGADSIGWVFFFNALRSLGTGFQLPASKSILPQIAPDEQLMRANSISTGIWSVIQLISPGLGGLVMSLMAMHYVFLIDVATAIFSILLFSTIVIPARNVKQTNENTKKRLVQGFYYIKNSNALRNSILLYTIFQFLVVPASQLTPLLASKNINGEVWVLSVIETAFSIGALAASLFMTCRQLHIPHFKLVGLSSIIFGITMLLLLPTHGIVLFAIFMMIMGVGSPLYYTPLITYIQENTEETYMGRTFSYVDLFSSLAIPFGMMVFGPLANINILLPFVLPGISLILLGIWVRREM is encoded by the coding sequence ATGGACGTATTGAAAAGAAGTGCCTGGCAGTATAGGCTGACGGCATACATGGTGAGTCAGGGCGTTTCTTTGCTGGGTTCATCAATCGTATCACTGGCTATTATTTGGTATGTTACGCTAGGAACAGGCTCTGGCAGTATGGTTGCAGGTGTTACAATTACAACTTTTTTGCCACAGGCTTTGGTGATGCTGTACGGCGGTGTTTTGGCCGACCGCTATCCACCAAAAAGAATTGTAATTTTAAGCGACTCGATGATTGCACTTTCTACTTTTATTCTAGTCATTCTGTTTATAACCGGCGCAGACAGTATCGGTTGGGTGTTTTTCTTTAATGCTTTGCGTTCTCTCGGCACAGGGTTTCAGCTCCCCGCCTCAAAAAGTATATTGCCGCAGATTGCTCCCGATGAACAGCTGATGAGAGCAAACAGTATCAGCACCGGCATATGGAGCGTCATTCAACTAATCTCTCCTGGACTTGGCGGCCTCGTGATGAGCCTGATGGCTATGCATTATGTTTTTCTGATTGACGTGGCGACCGCGATTTTCAGCATTTTATTATTTTCTACAATAGTGATACCGGCACGCAATGTGAAGCAAACCAACGAAAATACAAAAAAAAGACTGGTGCAGGGATTTTACTATATTAAGAATTCTAATGCGCTGCGAAATAGTATTCTTTTATATACTATTTTTCAATTTTTAGTAGTCCCAGCCTCTCAGCTTACGCCACTTTTAGCGTCTAAGAATATAAACGGTGAGGTTTGGGTGCTTAGCGTGATCGAGACAGCATTTTCTATTGGAGCCCTGGCAGCCAGCTTGTTTATGACATGCCGGCAACTACATATCCCCCATTTTAAACTGGTGGGGTTGTCCTCCATCATATTTGGAATCACAATGCTTTTGTTGCTGCCAACTCATGGAATCGTACTGTTTGCAATATTTATGATGATCATGGGGGTAGGCAGTCCATTATATTACACCCCGCTGATTACTTATATACAAGAGAACACTGAAGAAACCTATATGGGACGCACTTTTTCTTATGTAGATCTTTTTTCTTCACTGGCAATTCCTTTTGGCATGATGGTTTTTGGTCCTTTAGCCAATATTAATATTCTTTTACCGTTTGTACTTCCTGGTATTTCATTGATTTTACTGGGCATCTGGGTTAGAAGAGAAATGTAA
- a CDS encoding MerR family transcriptional regulator, protein MLKIGDFSKLTHISVRMLRYYDNQGLLKPSYIDPITGYRMYSAEQMPVLQKIVLLRDLNFGVAETKKLLLNWDDKYLIECLRDKISDIEHIIEIEKKRKEQIRSAISHIETNKFEQYYNVTTKAIPSYPVISLRRKVENHFEEGKLWSELMDFVRKEHIEYDKSSQNNVAIYHDEEHLDSDVDIEICLIVKHLGKNKGAFTYRTLEGVAKMACMMVYGPYENIASAYYSFVEWLDKNQHCTMGGTSRQVTIIDGQDTDNPAEYLTEIQIPLVEI, encoded by the coding sequence ATGCTAAAAATAGGCGACTTTTCAAAACTAACGCATATTTCTGTGCGAATGCTGCGCTACTACGATAATCAAGGACTGCTAAAGCCCTCTTATATTGATCCTATTACCGGTTATCGTATGTATTCGGCAGAGCAGATGCCTGTTCTGCAAAAAATTGTTTTGCTGAGGGATCTTAATTTTGGAGTGGCTGAAACCAAAAAGCTATTGCTTAATTGGGATGATAAATACTTGATTGAATGCCTCCGAGATAAAATTAGTGATATCGAACATATCATTGAGATAGAAAAAAAGCGCAAAGAACAGATTCGCTCAGCGATTTCACATATTGAAACAAATAAATTCGAGCAATACTATAATGTCACAACAAAAGCAATACCTTCTTATCCGGTTATTTCTCTTCGCAGAAAAGTAGAAAACCATTTTGAAGAAGGTAAGCTTTGGTCTGAACTTATGGATTTTGTTCGTAAGGAACACATTGAATACGATAAAAGTAGCCAAAATAATGTTGCAATCTACCATGATGAGGAACATTTAGATTCCGATGTTGATATTGAAATATGCCTTATTGTAAAACATTTAGGTAAAAACAAAGGTGCTTTTACCTACCGTACCCTTGAGGGGGTGGCTAAGATGGCTTGTATGATGGTCTATGGCCCCTATGAGAATATTGCTAGTGCTTACTATTCTTTTGTAGAATGGCTTGATAAAAATCAGCATTGTACAATGGGCGGTACATCTCGCCAAGTAACCATCATCGACGGTCAAGATACTGATAATCCAGCAGAATATCTAACTGAAATCCAAATTCCGCTTGTTGAAATCTGA